The following coding sequences lie in one Musa acuminata AAA Group cultivar baxijiao chromosome BXJ1-8, Cavendish_Baxijiao_AAA, whole genome shotgun sequence genomic window:
- the LOC135587295 gene encoding pentatricopeptide repeat-containing protein At2g22410, mitochondrial-like has protein sequence MNLEVISFMVSSHFRWQPRHNIVNLPPMEAIKKLHSHLIVTGLYKHSSSPIFRVLISYALSPPHLTHARRVFEQVQEPNTFLWNTMIRGFASSEAPDDAILFYNLMRAQGVPQDHMSFPFALKACARISAVREGSRVHAHCLKLGFLSDVFVSNSLVHLYSVCGDISRASLVFEEMPARDLVSWNSLICGCSQHGRLRDALGLFEAMQAEGIKADKVTMVKVISACTHLGEWDLAESMVKYIEENSVEVDVYLGNTLIDYYGRRGLVNSAERIFNAMREQNMMTLNSMITTYTKAGDLVSARRIFDSMPERDLISWGSIITGCFQANHFSEALALFQQMQEAEVEPSEIVIVSVLSACAHLGELNLGKWIHNYIRKKKIRADIYVGNSLIDMYSKCGCIMDAFEVFMEMKEKDTLSWNVIVFGLAANGYVNSALEVFTDMLREGFRPDDVTFLGVLNACARSGLVDKGLKYFVSMKEVYGLEPQMKHYGCVVDLLSRSGELDKAYNFIKEMPMTPDLIIWRTLLRACHTHGNVDLAEIATEKLNELDPSNNGNYMLLSDTYASGNRWNDSMKVRETMEYTDVQKIPGCSSIEVTNLADELTAAEMPLMVNRQGVPI, from the coding sequence ATGAACCTGGAGGTCATTTCATTCATGGTTTCCTCCCACTTCAGATGGCAACCGAGACATAACATTGTAAACCTGCCGCCCATGGAAGCCATCAAGAAGCTCCATTCCCACCTCATCGTCACAGGATTGTACAAGCACTCATCGTCCCCTATTTTCAGGGTCCTCATCTCCTATGCTCTCTCCCCGCCTCACTTGACCCACGCCCGTCGTGTCTTTGAACAAGTACAAGAACCCAACACTTTCCTCTGGAACACCATGATCCGAGGATTCGCCAGTAGTGAAGCGCCCGATGATGCCATCCTTTTCTACAACCTAATGCGAGCACAAGGCGTCCCGCAAGATCACATGTCCTTCCCTTTTGCACTAAAGGCCTGCGCACGGATCTCAGCTGTAAGAGAAGGAAGCAGGGTGCACGCACATTGTCTCAAACTCGGGTTTCTGTCGGATGTTTTCGTTTCCAATTCGTTAGTTCATCTTTACTCGGTGTGCGGGGATATTAGTCGCGCAAGTTTGGTGTTTGAGGAAATGCCTGCGCGAGATTTGGTTTCCTGGAACTCATTGATCTGTGGGTGCAGCCAACACGGCCGCTTGAGGGACGCATTGGGTCTTTTTGAAGCGATGCAGGCGGAAGGTATCAAGGCCGATAAGGTGACCATGGTCAAGGTCATTTCTGCTTGCACTCACTTGGGAGAGTGGGACTTGGCTGAATCCATGGTCAAGTATATAGAAGAGAACAGTGTAGAGGTGGATGTTTACCTGGGAAATACTTTAATTGACTATTACGGTAGGCGAGGTTTAGTAAATTCTGCTGAAAGGATATTTAATGCGATGAGAGAGCAGAATATGATGACTTTAAATTCTATGATTACAACTTATACTAAGGCTGGGGATTTAGTTTCCGCTAGAAGAATCTTTGATAGCATGCCTGAGAGGGATTTGATATCTTGGGGTTCCATAATCACAGGGTGCTTCCAAGCAAACCATTTCTCAGAAGCTTTGGCACTATTTCAGCAGATGCAGGAGGCAGAGGTTGAACCAAGTGAAATTGTTATTGTCAGTGTGCTGTCAGCTTGTGCCCATCTTGGTGAACTCAACCTAGGTAAGTGGATCCACAACTACATTCGAAAGAAGAAAATCAGGGCGGACATCTATGTCGGAAACTCTCTGATTGATATGTACTCAAAATGTGGATGTATAATGGATGCATTCGAAGTCTTCATGGAGATGAAAGAGAAGGATACGTTGTCATGGAATGTCATTGTGTTTGGACTTGCTGCTAATGGTTATGTTAATAGTGCTCTAGAAGTATTTACTGATATGTTGAGAGAAGGATTCCGGCCTGACGATGTCACTTTCCTTGGCGTCTTGAATGCTTGTGCTCGCAGTGGATTGGTTGACAAGGGGCTCAAATATTTTGTGAGCATGAAGGAAGTTTATGGGTTGGAACCACAGATGAAGCACTATGGCTGTGTCGTTGATCTTCTTAGTCGTTCCGGTGAGTTGGATAAGGCTTACAATTTCATCAAGGAGATGCCAATGACCCCAGATCTAATCATATGGAGGACACTGCTTCGAGCCTGCCACACACATGGCAATGTGGATTTGGCCGAGATAGCCACGGAGAAGCTTAATGAATTGGATCCTAGTAACAATGGCAACTACATGCTTTTGTCCGACACCTATGCCAGTGGAAATAGATGGAATGACTCCATGAAAGTTAGAGAAACAATGGAGTATACCGATGTGCAGAAAATACCTGGTTGTAGCTCGATCGAAGTTACAAACTTGGCAGATGAGTTAACGGCTGCTGAAATGCCACTTATGGTGAATAGACAAGGTGTTCCTATCTGA
- the LOC135582657 gene encoding zinc finger CCCH domain-containing protein 53-like isoform X1, with amino-acid sequence MDAFEATQVVFSRIQSLDPENAAKVMGLLLIQDHGEELIRLAFGPDALLQSVVLKARKELGLLPPATSPSAAASATPYASLLGRQGFSARFFGGGAGPLAESSSPSWAPPSVFSRTNSNAGGAGDELQSSDELENASNPAPTQFYDGSGDGADLIDEFQLQDQLSFLNDGAATAAHGLQIGPKRDLFYQELDGNFRSPSSHGENALFPYSGGWASAAGNHRRSCSATDNYLGSEAAGLGWKPCLYFARGYCKNGNSCRFLHGQPDDSNAAMAGGGTVDAALEQQCQELLLRSKSPRQLAASAFPYSPTGSVPASPSGTNKSMNFLVQQQSESQRAMAAATAAALMLGGNGSHKFMGRPWMMEKSDFATGMANPGSRQIYLTFPADSTFREEDVSNYFSIYGPVQDVRIPYQQKRMFGFVTFVYPETVKLILAKGNPHFVCNARVLVKPYKEKGKVPDKDLIMCRLVPPHLSRKQQQPQAERGDFPGCTTPTGLDSRDPFDFPQLGSRMMFNNSINQEALLKRKLEEQKQVAELQQAIELQNRRFMGLQVLDLKNRNHFNSIATTTTNNITSLIIATTQSNGGSSTSQEEPTCQNKNSNPVAAAAAVSVAAEPLQKAAQQSAVKSQKPDSVDKGESCDGEPTCKVADIGFQQSCSSVEHNLPDSPFASPTRASSSSSSSSSTFMGPAFSAALPAEENLVEAASLFGTGNNRLISSTLFPSTTTLDMPSLNACFFHLPRLSSDQGAVGM; translated from the exons ATGGACGCCTTCGAGGCGACTCAGGTGGTATTCTCGCGGATTCAGAGCTTGGATCCGGAGAACGCCGCCAAGGTCATGGGGCTCTTGTTGATCCAGGACCACGGCGAGGAGTTGATAAGGCTGGCCTTTGGCCCCGACGCGCTTCTCCAGTCGGTGGTCCTCAAGGCCCGGAAGGAGCTCGGCCTCCTCCCGCCGGCCACTTCCCCGTCCGCCGCCGCCAGCGCCACTCCTTACGCGTCCCTCCTCGGCCGGCAGGGTTTTTCTGCTCGGTTCTTCGGCGGCGGCGCTGGCCCCCTCGCCGAGAGCTCGTCCCCCTCGTGGGCTCCGCCCTCCGTCTTCTCCCGCACCAATAGCAACGCTGGTGGCGCCGGCGATGAGCTCCAGAGCTCGGATGAGCTCGAGAACGCGAGCAATCCGGCGCCGACGCAGTTCTATGACGGTAGTGGCGATGGAGCGGATCTTATAGACGAGTTCCAGCTAcaggatcaactatcctttttgaACGATGGCGCAGCCACTGCCGCCCACGGCCTCCAGATCGGTCCAAAGAGGGACCTTTTTTACCAGGAGCTGGACGGGAACTTCCGAAGCCCGAGCAGCCACGGGGAAAACGCGCTCTTTCCTTACTCCGGTGGCTGGGCCTCTGCTGCAGGGAACCACCGCCGGAGCTGCTCGGCCACTGACAACTACCTCGGCTCGGAAGCTGCCGGGTTGGGGTGGAAGCCCTGCCTCTACTTTGCGAGAGGGTATTGCAAGAACGGGAACAGCTGCCGCTTTCTCCATGGGCAACCAGACGACTCCAACGCTGCCATGGCCGGCGGCGGCACGGTGGACGCCGCCCTTGAGCAGCAGTGCCAGGAATTGCTGTTGAGGTCTAAGAGCCCGAGGCAGTTAGCGGCGTCCGCCTTCCCTTACTCCCCCACAGGGTCGGTGCCGGCGTCGCCTTCAGGCACGAATAAAAGCATGAACTTTCTCGTCCAGCAGCAGAGTGAGAGTCAAAG GGCGATGGCAGCCGCGACGGCTGCAGCTCTTATGCTGGGAGGCAATGGGAGCCACAAGTTCATGGGGCGACCTTGGATGATGGAAAAGAGCGATTTTGCTACCGGCATGGCAAATCCTGGCTCAAGGCAGATCTACCTCACATTCCCAGCCGACAGCACCTTCAGGGAAGAAGACGTCTCCAATTACTTCAG CATCTACGGTCCGGTGCAAGACGTAAGGATCCCTTACCAGCAGAAGAGAATGTTTGGATTCGTGACCTTCGTCTACCCAGAGACAGTAAAGCTAATCTTGGCCAAAGGCAACCCCCATTTTGTCTGTAATGCTCGAGTTCTCGTCAAGCCTTACAAGGAGAAGGGCAAAGTCCCCGACAA GGATTTAATTATGTGTAGACTTGTTCCTCCACATTTGTCCAGAAAGCAGCAGCAACCGCAAGCTGAGAGGGGTGACTTCCCTGGGTGTACAACTCCTACTGGCTTGGACTCCCGAGATCCCTTTGACTTCCCGCAACTTG GATCTAGGATGATGTTCAACAACAGTATCAACCAGGAGGCACTGCTGAAGAGGAAACTAGAGGAGCAGAAGCAAGTAGCAGAACTCCAACAAGCGATCGAGCTACAAAACCGGCGATTCATGGGCCTGCAGGTCCTCGACCTCAAGAACCGAAACCATTTCAATTCCATCGCTACCACGACCACCAACAATATTACCAGTCTTATCATTGCCACGACTCAATCTAATGGTGGAAGTAGCACTTCCCAGGAAGAACCAACATGCCAAA ATAAGAACTCGAATCCTGTTGCAGCAGCAGCTGCTGTTTCAGTGGCAGCAGAGCCACTGCAGAAGGCTGCTCAGCAGTCGGCAGTCAAATCACAGAAGCCTGATTCTGTTGATAAAGGAGAATCTTGTGACGGTGAGCCAACCTGCAAAGTTGCAGATATTGGCTTCCAACAAAG CTGCAGCAGCGTGGAGCATAACCTGCCGGATAGTCCCTTTGCATCACCCACgagagcttcttcttcttcttcttcttcttcttctaccttcATGGGACCCGCTTTCTCAGCTGCACTGCCTGCCGAAGAAAACCTAGTCGAAGCTGCTTCGCTCTTCGGTACTGGCAACAACCGACTCATCTCCTCCACCCTCTTCCCGTCCACCACCACGCTTGACATGCCATCCCTCAACGCCTGCTTCTTCCATTTGCCCAG GCTTTCATCTGACCAAGGAGCTGTAGGAATGTGA
- the LOC135582657 gene encoding zinc finger CCCH domain-containing protein 53-like isoform X2, translating into MDAFEATQVVFSRIQSLDPENAAKVMGLLLIQDHGEELIRLAFGPDALLQSVVLKARKELGLLPPATSPSAAASATPYASLLGRQGFSARFFGGGAGPLAESSSPSWAPPSVFSRTNSNAGGAGDELQSSDELENASNPAPTQFYDGSGDGADLIDEFQLQDQLSFLNDGAATAAHGLQIGPKRDLFYQELDGNFRSPSSHGENALFPYSGGWASAAGNHRRSCSATDNYLGSEAAGLGWKPCLYFARGYCKNGNSCRFLHGQPDDSNAAMAGGGTVDAALEQQCQELLLRSKSPRQLAASAFPYSPTGSVPASPSGTNKSMNFLVQQQSESQRAMAAATAAALMLGGNGSHKFMGRPWMMEKSDFATGMANPGSRQIYLTFPADSTFREEDVSNYFSIYGPVQDVRIPYQQKRMFGFVTFVYPETVKLILAKGNPHFVCNARVLVKPYKEKGKVPDKLVPPHLSRKQQQPQAERGDFPGCTTPTGLDSRDPFDFPQLGSRMMFNNSINQEALLKRKLEEQKQVAELQQAIELQNRRFMGLQVLDLKNRNHFNSIATTTTNNITSLIIATTQSNGGSSTSQEEPTCQNKNSNPVAAAAAVSVAAEPLQKAAQQSAVKSQKPDSVDKGESCDGEPTCKVADIGFQQSCSSVEHNLPDSPFASPTRASSSSSSSSSTFMGPAFSAALPAEENLVEAASLFGTGNNRLISSTLFPSTTTLDMPSLNACFFHLPRLSSDQGAVGM; encoded by the exons ATGGACGCCTTCGAGGCGACTCAGGTGGTATTCTCGCGGATTCAGAGCTTGGATCCGGAGAACGCCGCCAAGGTCATGGGGCTCTTGTTGATCCAGGACCACGGCGAGGAGTTGATAAGGCTGGCCTTTGGCCCCGACGCGCTTCTCCAGTCGGTGGTCCTCAAGGCCCGGAAGGAGCTCGGCCTCCTCCCGCCGGCCACTTCCCCGTCCGCCGCCGCCAGCGCCACTCCTTACGCGTCCCTCCTCGGCCGGCAGGGTTTTTCTGCTCGGTTCTTCGGCGGCGGCGCTGGCCCCCTCGCCGAGAGCTCGTCCCCCTCGTGGGCTCCGCCCTCCGTCTTCTCCCGCACCAATAGCAACGCTGGTGGCGCCGGCGATGAGCTCCAGAGCTCGGATGAGCTCGAGAACGCGAGCAATCCGGCGCCGACGCAGTTCTATGACGGTAGTGGCGATGGAGCGGATCTTATAGACGAGTTCCAGCTAcaggatcaactatcctttttgaACGATGGCGCAGCCACTGCCGCCCACGGCCTCCAGATCGGTCCAAAGAGGGACCTTTTTTACCAGGAGCTGGACGGGAACTTCCGAAGCCCGAGCAGCCACGGGGAAAACGCGCTCTTTCCTTACTCCGGTGGCTGGGCCTCTGCTGCAGGGAACCACCGCCGGAGCTGCTCGGCCACTGACAACTACCTCGGCTCGGAAGCTGCCGGGTTGGGGTGGAAGCCCTGCCTCTACTTTGCGAGAGGGTATTGCAAGAACGGGAACAGCTGCCGCTTTCTCCATGGGCAACCAGACGACTCCAACGCTGCCATGGCCGGCGGCGGCACGGTGGACGCCGCCCTTGAGCAGCAGTGCCAGGAATTGCTGTTGAGGTCTAAGAGCCCGAGGCAGTTAGCGGCGTCCGCCTTCCCTTACTCCCCCACAGGGTCGGTGCCGGCGTCGCCTTCAGGCACGAATAAAAGCATGAACTTTCTCGTCCAGCAGCAGAGTGAGAGTCAAAG GGCGATGGCAGCCGCGACGGCTGCAGCTCTTATGCTGGGAGGCAATGGGAGCCACAAGTTCATGGGGCGACCTTGGATGATGGAAAAGAGCGATTTTGCTACCGGCATGGCAAATCCTGGCTCAAGGCAGATCTACCTCACATTCCCAGCCGACAGCACCTTCAGGGAAGAAGACGTCTCCAATTACTTCAG CATCTACGGTCCGGTGCAAGACGTAAGGATCCCTTACCAGCAGAAGAGAATGTTTGGATTCGTGACCTTCGTCTACCCAGAGACAGTAAAGCTAATCTTGGCCAAAGGCAACCCCCATTTTGTCTGTAATGCTCGAGTTCTCGTCAAGCCTTACAAGGAGAAGGGCAAAGTCCCCGACAA ACTTGTTCCTCCACATTTGTCCAGAAAGCAGCAGCAACCGCAAGCTGAGAGGGGTGACTTCCCTGGGTGTACAACTCCTACTGGCTTGGACTCCCGAGATCCCTTTGACTTCCCGCAACTTG GATCTAGGATGATGTTCAACAACAGTATCAACCAGGAGGCACTGCTGAAGAGGAAACTAGAGGAGCAGAAGCAAGTAGCAGAACTCCAACAAGCGATCGAGCTACAAAACCGGCGATTCATGGGCCTGCAGGTCCTCGACCTCAAGAACCGAAACCATTTCAATTCCATCGCTACCACGACCACCAACAATATTACCAGTCTTATCATTGCCACGACTCAATCTAATGGTGGAAGTAGCACTTCCCAGGAAGAACCAACATGCCAAA ATAAGAACTCGAATCCTGTTGCAGCAGCAGCTGCTGTTTCAGTGGCAGCAGAGCCACTGCAGAAGGCTGCTCAGCAGTCGGCAGTCAAATCACAGAAGCCTGATTCTGTTGATAAAGGAGAATCTTGTGACGGTGAGCCAACCTGCAAAGTTGCAGATATTGGCTTCCAACAAAG CTGCAGCAGCGTGGAGCATAACCTGCCGGATAGTCCCTTTGCATCACCCACgagagcttcttcttcttcttcttcttcttcttctaccttcATGGGACCCGCTTTCTCAGCTGCACTGCCTGCCGAAGAAAACCTAGTCGAAGCTGCTTCGCTCTTCGGTACTGGCAACAACCGACTCATCTCCTCCACCCTCTTCCCGTCCACCACCACGCTTGACATGCCATCCCTCAACGCCTGCTTCTTCCATTTGCCCAG GCTTTCATCTGACCAAGGAGCTGTAGGAATGTGA
- the LOC135582657 gene encoding zinc finger CCCH domain-containing protein 53-like isoform X4, whose protein sequence is MDAFEATQVVFSRIQSLDPENAAKVMGLLLIQDHGEELIRLAFGPDALLQSVVLKARKELGLLPPATSPSAAASATPYASLLGRQGFSARFFGGGAGPLAESSSPSWAPPSVFSRTNSNAGGAGDELQSSDELENASNPAPTQFYDGSGDGADLIDEFQLQDQLSFLNDGAATAAHGLQIGPKRDLFYQELDGNFRSPSSHGENALFPYSGGWASAAGNHRRSCSATDNYLGSEAAGLGWKPCLYFARGYCKNGNSCRFLHGQPDDSNAAMAGGGTVDAALEQQCQELLLRSKSPRQLAASAFPYSPTGSVPASPSGTNKSMNFLVQQQSESQRAMAAATAAALMLGGNGSHKFMGRPWMMEKSDFATGMANPGSRQIYLTFPADSTFREEDVSNYFSIYGPVQDVRIPYQQKRMFGFVTFVYPETVKLILAKGNPHFVCNARVLVKPYKEKGKVPDKKQQQPQAERGDFPGCTTPTGLDSRDPFDFPQLGSRMMFNNSINQEALLKRKLEEQKQVAELQQAIELQNRRFMGLQVLDLKNRNHFNSIATTTTNNITSLIIATTQSNGGSSTSQEEPTCQNKNSNPVAAAAAVSVAAEPLQKAAQQSAVKSQKPDSVDKGESCDGEPTCKVADIGFQQSCSSVEHNLPDSPFASPTRASSSSSSSSSTFMGPAFSAALPAEENLVEAASLFGTGNNRLISSTLFPSTTTLDMPSLNACFFHLPRLSSDQGAVGM, encoded by the exons ATGGACGCCTTCGAGGCGACTCAGGTGGTATTCTCGCGGATTCAGAGCTTGGATCCGGAGAACGCCGCCAAGGTCATGGGGCTCTTGTTGATCCAGGACCACGGCGAGGAGTTGATAAGGCTGGCCTTTGGCCCCGACGCGCTTCTCCAGTCGGTGGTCCTCAAGGCCCGGAAGGAGCTCGGCCTCCTCCCGCCGGCCACTTCCCCGTCCGCCGCCGCCAGCGCCACTCCTTACGCGTCCCTCCTCGGCCGGCAGGGTTTTTCTGCTCGGTTCTTCGGCGGCGGCGCTGGCCCCCTCGCCGAGAGCTCGTCCCCCTCGTGGGCTCCGCCCTCCGTCTTCTCCCGCACCAATAGCAACGCTGGTGGCGCCGGCGATGAGCTCCAGAGCTCGGATGAGCTCGAGAACGCGAGCAATCCGGCGCCGACGCAGTTCTATGACGGTAGTGGCGATGGAGCGGATCTTATAGACGAGTTCCAGCTAcaggatcaactatcctttttgaACGATGGCGCAGCCACTGCCGCCCACGGCCTCCAGATCGGTCCAAAGAGGGACCTTTTTTACCAGGAGCTGGACGGGAACTTCCGAAGCCCGAGCAGCCACGGGGAAAACGCGCTCTTTCCTTACTCCGGTGGCTGGGCCTCTGCTGCAGGGAACCACCGCCGGAGCTGCTCGGCCACTGACAACTACCTCGGCTCGGAAGCTGCCGGGTTGGGGTGGAAGCCCTGCCTCTACTTTGCGAGAGGGTATTGCAAGAACGGGAACAGCTGCCGCTTTCTCCATGGGCAACCAGACGACTCCAACGCTGCCATGGCCGGCGGCGGCACGGTGGACGCCGCCCTTGAGCAGCAGTGCCAGGAATTGCTGTTGAGGTCTAAGAGCCCGAGGCAGTTAGCGGCGTCCGCCTTCCCTTACTCCCCCACAGGGTCGGTGCCGGCGTCGCCTTCAGGCACGAATAAAAGCATGAACTTTCTCGTCCAGCAGCAGAGTGAGAGTCAAAG GGCGATGGCAGCCGCGACGGCTGCAGCTCTTATGCTGGGAGGCAATGGGAGCCACAAGTTCATGGGGCGACCTTGGATGATGGAAAAGAGCGATTTTGCTACCGGCATGGCAAATCCTGGCTCAAGGCAGATCTACCTCACATTCCCAGCCGACAGCACCTTCAGGGAAGAAGACGTCTCCAATTACTTCAG CATCTACGGTCCGGTGCAAGACGTAAGGATCCCTTACCAGCAGAAGAGAATGTTTGGATTCGTGACCTTCGTCTACCCAGAGACAGTAAAGCTAATCTTGGCCAAAGGCAACCCCCATTTTGTCTGTAATGCTCGAGTTCTCGTCAAGCCTTACAAGGAGAAGGGCAAAGTCCCCGACAA AAAGCAGCAGCAACCGCAAGCTGAGAGGGGTGACTTCCCTGGGTGTACAACTCCTACTGGCTTGGACTCCCGAGATCCCTTTGACTTCCCGCAACTTG GATCTAGGATGATGTTCAACAACAGTATCAACCAGGAGGCACTGCTGAAGAGGAAACTAGAGGAGCAGAAGCAAGTAGCAGAACTCCAACAAGCGATCGAGCTACAAAACCGGCGATTCATGGGCCTGCAGGTCCTCGACCTCAAGAACCGAAACCATTTCAATTCCATCGCTACCACGACCACCAACAATATTACCAGTCTTATCATTGCCACGACTCAATCTAATGGTGGAAGTAGCACTTCCCAGGAAGAACCAACATGCCAAA ATAAGAACTCGAATCCTGTTGCAGCAGCAGCTGCTGTTTCAGTGGCAGCAGAGCCACTGCAGAAGGCTGCTCAGCAGTCGGCAGTCAAATCACAGAAGCCTGATTCTGTTGATAAAGGAGAATCTTGTGACGGTGAGCCAACCTGCAAAGTTGCAGATATTGGCTTCCAACAAAG CTGCAGCAGCGTGGAGCATAACCTGCCGGATAGTCCCTTTGCATCACCCACgagagcttcttcttcttcttcttcttcttcttctaccttcATGGGACCCGCTTTCTCAGCTGCACTGCCTGCCGAAGAAAACCTAGTCGAAGCTGCTTCGCTCTTCGGTACTGGCAACAACCGACTCATCTCCTCCACCCTCTTCCCGTCCACCACCACGCTTGACATGCCATCCCTCAACGCCTGCTTCTTCCATTTGCCCAG GCTTTCATCTGACCAAGGAGCTGTAGGAATGTGA
- the LOC135582657 gene encoding zinc finger CCCH domain-containing protein 53-like isoform X3 → MDAFEATQVVFSRIQSLDPENAAKVMGLLLIQDHGEELIRLAFGPDALLQSVVLKARKELGLLPPATSPSAAASATPYASLLGRQGFSARFFGGGAGPLAESSSPSWAPPSVFSRTNSNAGGAGDELQSSDELENASNPAPTQFYDGSGDGADLIDEFQLQDQLSFLNDGAATAAHGLQIGPKRDLFYQELDGNFRSPSSHGENALFPYSGGWASAAGNHRRSCSATDNYLGSEAAGLGWKPCLYFARGYCKNGNSCRFLHGQPDDSNAAMAGGGTVDAALEQQCQELLLRSKSPRQLAASAFPYSPTGSVPASPSGTNKSMNFLVQQQSESQRAMAAATAAALMLGGNGSHKFMGRPWMMEKSDFATGMANPGSRQIYLTFPADSTFREEDVSNYFSIYGPVQDVRIPYQQKRMFGFVTFVYPETVKLILAKGNPHFVCNARVLVKPYKEKGKVPDKYRKQQQPQAERGDFPGCTTPTGLDSRDPFDFPQLGSRMMFNNSINQEALLKRKLEEQKQVAELQQAIELQNRRFMGLQVLDLKNRNHFNSIATTTTNNITSLIIATTQSNGGSSTSQEEPTCQNKNSNPVAAAAAVSVAAEPLQKAAQQSAVKSQKPDSVDKGESCDGEPTCKVADIGFQQSCSSVEHNLPDSPFASPTRASSSSSSSSSTFMGPAFSAALPAEENLVEAASLFGTGNNRLISSTLFPSTTTLDMPSLNACFFHLPRLSSDQGAVGM, encoded by the exons ATGGACGCCTTCGAGGCGACTCAGGTGGTATTCTCGCGGATTCAGAGCTTGGATCCGGAGAACGCCGCCAAGGTCATGGGGCTCTTGTTGATCCAGGACCACGGCGAGGAGTTGATAAGGCTGGCCTTTGGCCCCGACGCGCTTCTCCAGTCGGTGGTCCTCAAGGCCCGGAAGGAGCTCGGCCTCCTCCCGCCGGCCACTTCCCCGTCCGCCGCCGCCAGCGCCACTCCTTACGCGTCCCTCCTCGGCCGGCAGGGTTTTTCTGCTCGGTTCTTCGGCGGCGGCGCTGGCCCCCTCGCCGAGAGCTCGTCCCCCTCGTGGGCTCCGCCCTCCGTCTTCTCCCGCACCAATAGCAACGCTGGTGGCGCCGGCGATGAGCTCCAGAGCTCGGATGAGCTCGAGAACGCGAGCAATCCGGCGCCGACGCAGTTCTATGACGGTAGTGGCGATGGAGCGGATCTTATAGACGAGTTCCAGCTAcaggatcaactatcctttttgaACGATGGCGCAGCCACTGCCGCCCACGGCCTCCAGATCGGTCCAAAGAGGGACCTTTTTTACCAGGAGCTGGACGGGAACTTCCGAAGCCCGAGCAGCCACGGGGAAAACGCGCTCTTTCCTTACTCCGGTGGCTGGGCCTCTGCTGCAGGGAACCACCGCCGGAGCTGCTCGGCCACTGACAACTACCTCGGCTCGGAAGCTGCCGGGTTGGGGTGGAAGCCCTGCCTCTACTTTGCGAGAGGGTATTGCAAGAACGGGAACAGCTGCCGCTTTCTCCATGGGCAACCAGACGACTCCAACGCTGCCATGGCCGGCGGCGGCACGGTGGACGCCGCCCTTGAGCAGCAGTGCCAGGAATTGCTGTTGAGGTCTAAGAGCCCGAGGCAGTTAGCGGCGTCCGCCTTCCCTTACTCCCCCACAGGGTCGGTGCCGGCGTCGCCTTCAGGCACGAATAAAAGCATGAACTTTCTCGTCCAGCAGCAGAGTGAGAGTCAAAG GGCGATGGCAGCCGCGACGGCTGCAGCTCTTATGCTGGGAGGCAATGGGAGCCACAAGTTCATGGGGCGACCTTGGATGATGGAAAAGAGCGATTTTGCTACCGGCATGGCAAATCCTGGCTCAAGGCAGATCTACCTCACATTCCCAGCCGACAGCACCTTCAGGGAAGAAGACGTCTCCAATTACTTCAG CATCTACGGTCCGGTGCAAGACGTAAGGATCCCTTACCAGCAGAAGAGAATGTTTGGATTCGTGACCTTCGTCTACCCAGAGACAGTAAAGCTAATCTTGGCCAAAGGCAACCCCCATTTTGTCTGTAATGCTCGAGTTCTCGTCAAGCCTTACAAGGAGAAGGGCAAAGTCCCCGACAAGTACAG AAAGCAGCAGCAACCGCAAGCTGAGAGGGGTGACTTCCCTGGGTGTACAACTCCTACTGGCTTGGACTCCCGAGATCCCTTTGACTTCCCGCAACTTG GATCTAGGATGATGTTCAACAACAGTATCAACCAGGAGGCACTGCTGAAGAGGAAACTAGAGGAGCAGAAGCAAGTAGCAGAACTCCAACAAGCGATCGAGCTACAAAACCGGCGATTCATGGGCCTGCAGGTCCTCGACCTCAAGAACCGAAACCATTTCAATTCCATCGCTACCACGACCACCAACAATATTACCAGTCTTATCATTGCCACGACTCAATCTAATGGTGGAAGTAGCACTTCCCAGGAAGAACCAACATGCCAAA ATAAGAACTCGAATCCTGTTGCAGCAGCAGCTGCTGTTTCAGTGGCAGCAGAGCCACTGCAGAAGGCTGCTCAGCAGTCGGCAGTCAAATCACAGAAGCCTGATTCTGTTGATAAAGGAGAATCTTGTGACGGTGAGCCAACCTGCAAAGTTGCAGATATTGGCTTCCAACAAAG CTGCAGCAGCGTGGAGCATAACCTGCCGGATAGTCCCTTTGCATCACCCACgagagcttcttcttcttcttcttcttcttcttctaccttcATGGGACCCGCTTTCTCAGCTGCACTGCCTGCCGAAGAAAACCTAGTCGAAGCTGCTTCGCTCTTCGGTACTGGCAACAACCGACTCATCTCCTCCACCCTCTTCCCGTCCACCACCACGCTTGACATGCCATCCCTCAACGCCTGCTTCTTCCATTTGCCCAG GCTTTCATCTGACCAAGGAGCTGTAGGAATGTGA